A DNA window from Streptomyces parvus contains the following coding sequences:
- a CDS encoding TetR/AcrR family transcriptional regulator gives MARVRLNVAERREELLRAAVEQIEARGVSSVRIADVASVLGVSNALVLYHFSTKEKLVAAAFAYAAEADLAHLRKLLARRTTAVRRLRAAVRWYAPTGTAKGWRLWIEGWAASLRDPALREVAGDLDQQWKTELAQVIEEGAAAGEFRCEDPRSAAWRLTALLDGMAVQTTSYAGPLSRTMMLRWTDEALARELGVDLADLAGAPVAGPLTAPRPTADRPAPSPPPAPGRD, from the coding sequence GTGGCAAGAGTCCGGTTGAACGTGGCGGAGCGCCGCGAGGAGCTGCTGCGCGCCGCGGTCGAGCAGATCGAGGCCCGCGGGGTCTCGTCCGTGCGGATCGCCGATGTGGCCTCGGTGCTGGGCGTGAGCAACGCGCTCGTCCTCTACCACTTCTCGACTAAGGAGAAGCTGGTCGCGGCGGCGTTCGCGTACGCGGCAGAGGCCGATCTCGCCCACCTCCGCAAGCTGCTGGCCCGCCGCACCACCGCCGTACGCCGACTGCGGGCGGCCGTGCGATGGTACGCGCCGACGGGAACGGCCAAGGGCTGGCGGCTGTGGATCGAGGGCTGGGCCGCCTCGCTGCGCGACCCCGCCCTCCGTGAGGTCGCGGGCGACCTCGACCAGCAGTGGAAGACGGAGCTGGCCCAGGTCATCGAGGAGGGCGCCGCCGCCGGAGAGTTCCGGTGCGAGGATCCCCGGTCGGCGGCCTGGCGGCTGACCGCCCTGCTGGACGGGATGGCGGTGCAGACGACGTCGTACGCGGGTCCGCTCTCCCGGACCATGATGCTGCGGTGGACCGACGAGGCGCTCGCCCGCGAGCTGGGCGTCGACCTCGCCGATCTGGCCGGTGCGCCGGTCGCCGGCCCCTTGACCGCCCCCCGGCCGACGGCTGACCGCCCGGCCCCTTCACCGCCGCCGGCCCCCGGCCGGGACTGA
- a CDS encoding STM4014 family protein — MSRSASSGGGGREPRFAVVGNPDNRRVAFFEEAVRSAGLPAARVVPWLQVLRGDAAFAPGESVRIDSPGEDAEVDRLLRGVDDPTRVEGSARWYAHFTAAVEAVAGAASAAGAEVLGSPADIAVLFDKRLCHGLLDRAGVPVPASPTSGPAGTLVRGWSDVRELLREHRMPRAFVKLAHGSSASGVLAVETAGPGRVRASTSVERDASGRLFNSLRVRRYTSEREVGAVVDALAPDGLHIERWLPKASQRGRAADLRIVVVGGRATHAVVRTSTSPMTNLHLGGARGDLDEVRGAVAAAGGCWREALAMCERAAACFPGTPCVGVDLLPTAGWRRFAVGEVNAFGDLLPGLTGLPGSGAEGLDTYAAQVAAVLDRARNHRAVTAC, encoded by the coding sequence ATGTCGCGGTCAGCGAGTAGCGGCGGGGGCGGCCGGGAGCCGCGCTTCGCCGTCGTCGGCAACCCGGACAACCGGCGGGTCGCCTTCTTCGAGGAGGCCGTGAGGTCCGCCGGTCTGCCCGCTGCCCGGGTGGTGCCCTGGCTCCAGGTGCTGCGCGGGGACGCGGCGTTCGCTCCCGGCGAGAGCGTGCGGATCGATTCGCCCGGTGAGGACGCCGAGGTGGACCGGCTGCTCCGCGGGGTCGACGACCCGACCCGGGTGGAGGGCTCGGCCCGGTGGTATGCCCACTTCACCGCGGCGGTGGAGGCGGTGGCCGGTGCGGCGTCCGCAGCGGGCGCCGAGGTGCTGGGCTCCCCCGCCGACATCGCCGTGCTCTTCGACAAGCGGCTGTGCCACGGGCTGCTCGACCGGGCGGGGGTCCCCGTGCCCGCTTCGCCGACTTCAGGACCGGCGGGGACCTTGGTGCGCGGCTGGTCCGACGTACGGGAGCTGCTGCGTGAGCACCGCATGCCCCGGGCGTTCGTGAAGCTCGCGCACGGCTCCTCCGCCTCGGGGGTGCTGGCGGTGGAGACGGCGGGTCCCGGCCGGGTCCGGGCGAGCACATCGGTGGAACGGGACGCGTCGGGGCGGCTGTTCAACTCACTGCGGGTCAGGCGCTACACCTCGGAACGGGAGGTCGGCGCCGTCGTGGACGCGCTGGCCCCGGACGGGCTGCACATCGAGCGCTGGCTCCCGAAGGCGTCGCAGCGCGGTCGGGCCGCGGACCTGCGGATCGTGGTGGTCGGCGGCCGGGCGACCCACGCCGTGGTGCGGACGAGCACGAGCCCCATGACCAATCTGCATCTCGGCGGCGCGCGTGGTGACCTCGACGAGGTCCGGGGAGCCGTGGCGGCGGCGGGCGGCTGCTGGCGTGAGGCGCTGGCGATGTGCGAGCGGGCGGCGGCCTGCTTCCCCGGGACGCCCTGTGTGGGTGTCGACCTCCTGCCCACGGCCGGCTGGCGGCGCTTCGCCGTCGGCGAGGTCAACGCCTTCGGCGATCTGCTGCCCGGACTGACCGGTCTGCCGGGCAGCGGCGCCGAGGGCCTGGACACCTATGCGGCGCAGGTCGCCGCCGTACTGGACCGAGCAAGGAACCACCGTGCCGTCACCGCTTGCTGA
- a CDS encoding STM4015 family protein, which translates to MYGAQHLHEFGGLPAVDFQHTTDGGSRPAADAAAWRVFVDPYGGDEGRDRPWEEEFAHFLDAVDPAGVRALIIGQWGEAYEENSSVPIDLVIAAAGRLTSLEAVFVGDLEAEEAEITWIQQSDVTALLAAFPALTELGVRGGSDLVFPPTKHERLRSLTIQAGGLPVEVVRGVLDSELPSLERLDLWLGVSAYEGDTDVADLAPLLSGTRFPRLNHLGLRNSEIQNEIASAIASAPLVAQLRVLDLSNGTLGDEGAAALLEGQPLTHLELLDLHHHFLSEAMEERVRSALEPHGVRVDLSEKCEPWGDRGAEGRYTAVSE; encoded by the coding sequence ATGTACGGTGCGCAGCATCTGCACGAGTTCGGCGGCCTTCCGGCCGTCGACTTCCAGCACACGACCGACGGGGGCTCCCGACCCGCCGCGGACGCCGCGGCCTGGCGCGTCTTCGTCGATCCGTACGGCGGCGACGAAGGCCGGGACCGGCCCTGGGAGGAGGAGTTCGCCCACTTCCTGGATGCGGTCGACCCGGCCGGGGTCCGGGCCCTGATCATCGGTCAGTGGGGCGAGGCCTACGAGGAGAACTCCTCCGTGCCGATCGACCTGGTGATCGCCGCCGCCGGCCGGCTGACCTCGCTGGAGGCGGTGTTCGTCGGTGATCTGGAGGCGGAGGAGGCCGAGATCACCTGGATCCAGCAGTCGGATGTCACGGCGCTGCTGGCCGCCTTCCCGGCGCTGACCGAGCTCGGGGTGCGCGGCGGCTCGGATCTCGTGTTCCCGCCGACGAAGCACGAGCGGCTGCGGTCGCTGACGATCCAGGCGGGCGGGCTGCCGGTCGAGGTGGTGCGCGGGGTGCTGGACAGCGAACTGCCCTCGCTGGAACGGCTGGACCTCTGGCTCGGGGTGTCCGCCTACGAGGGCGATACCGATGTCGCCGACCTCGCTCCGCTGCTCTCCGGCACCCGCTTCCCCCGGCTGAACCACCTGGGCCTGCGCAACAGCGAGATCCAGAACGAGATCGCCTCGGCCATCGCCTCGGCTCCCCTCGTCGCCCAGCTGCGGGTGCTCGACCTGTCGAACGGGACGCTGGGCGACGAGGGGGCGGCCGCCCTGCTCGAAGGGCAGCCGCTGACCCACCTGGAACTCCTCGATCTCCACCACCACTTCCTCAGCGAGGCCATGGAGGAGCGGGTCCGTTCCGCTCTGGAGCCGCACGGGGTCCGGGTCGACCTCTCGGAGAAGTGCGAGCCGTGGGGCGACCGGGGCGCCGAGGGCCGCTACACCGCCGTATCGGAGTAG
- a CDS encoding MerR family transcriptional regulator, whose product MDWPISEVARMSGVTARTLRHYDEIGLLPPARIGPNGHRYYEEHQLLLLQQILVLRELGVGLPEIGRVLADQVDTVEALRGHHRRLLAERDRLDALAGTVSRTIAELEQSRRDGRAMTAINRPENLFEGIQPAQYEANLREFPGLAGEAGRRAAAMTPAEAEAGQRERTALMIRLAEHMVGGTPADAEPVRAEIDAQYRALTSLHAVSAEEYRAIGRSCAENEDWRAAYEAIAPGLAEYQRDAIEAYAVSRLC is encoded by the coding sequence ATGGACTGGCCGATCTCCGAGGTCGCCCGCATGTCGGGGGTGACCGCCCGGACCCTGCGGCACTACGACGAGATCGGTCTGCTGCCGCCGGCCCGGATCGGCCCCAACGGCCACCGCTACTACGAGGAGCACCAGCTTCTGCTGCTGCAGCAGATCCTCGTGCTGCGGGAACTGGGCGTCGGGCTGCCGGAGATCGGCAGAGTCCTCGCCGACCAGGTCGACACGGTGGAGGCCCTGCGGGGCCACCACCGACGGCTGCTCGCCGAGCGGGACCGGCTGGACGCCCTGGCCGGGACCGTCTCCCGCACGATCGCCGAGCTGGAACAGTCAAGAAGGGACGGCAGGGCCATGACCGCGATCAACCGACCGGAGAACCTGTTCGAGGGCATTCAGCCCGCTCAGTACGAGGCCAATCTGCGCGAATTCCCCGGGCTCGCCGGGGAGGCGGGCCGACGGGCGGCCGCCATGACCCCGGCCGAGGCCGAGGCGGGGCAGCGCGAACGCACGGCGCTGATGATCCGGCTGGCCGAGCACATGGTCGGCGGCACCCCTGCGGACGCGGAGCCCGTGCGGGCGGAGATCGACGCGCAGTACCGGGCGCTCACCTCCCTGCACGCCGTGTCGGCCGAGGAGTACCGGGCGATCGGGCGCTCCTGTGCGGAGAACGAGGACTGGCGCGCGGCGTACGAGGCCATCGCGCCGGGCCTGGCGGAGTACCAGCGGGACGCGATCGAGGCCTACGCGGTGTCCCGGCTCTGCTGA
- a CDS encoding STM4011 family radical SAM protein produces MDLTILYRGPLASCDYDCPYCPFAKRRDSRAQLTADREALERFTGWAAAQSGDRLSVLFTPWGEGLVRSWYRRALTELSRLPHMNRVAIQTNLSGRTDWLADADPERIALWCTYHPGQTPYDRFLGKCRDLSAKGIRYSVGVVGFDEHLDEARRLRAQLPDAVYLWVNAAEGRSYTDEEAARWTELDPLFPYSRDPHHSAGLPCRTGESVISVDGDGTVRRCHFVKAELGNLYDGSYRRALGPRACPLAVCDCHIGYVHLESLPLYDVFAGGVLERIPAGYGTGTPPDGLVVPDPSRRALPLLEP; encoded by the coding sequence ATGGACCTGACGATTCTCTACCGGGGACCGCTCGCCTCCTGCGACTACGACTGCCCCTACTGTCCGTTCGCCAAGCGGCGGGACAGCCGCGCCCAGCTCACGGCTGACCGGGAGGCGCTGGAGCGGTTCACCGGCTGGGCCGCGGCGCAGAGCGGCGACCGGCTGTCGGTGCTGTTCACACCGTGGGGTGAGGGGCTGGTGCGCTCCTGGTACCGGCGGGCGCTGACCGAGCTGTCGCGCCTTCCGCACATGAACCGGGTCGCGATCCAGACGAACCTGAGCGGCCGCACCGACTGGCTGGCGGACGCCGATCCGGAGCGGATCGCGCTCTGGTGCACGTACCACCCCGGGCAGACCCCGTACGACCGTTTTCTGGGCAAATGCCGGGACCTGTCGGCGAAGGGCATCCGCTACAGCGTGGGGGTGGTGGGGTTCGACGAGCATCTCGACGAGGCGCGGCGGCTGCGGGCCCAGCTGCCGGACGCGGTCTATCTCTGGGTGAACGCCGCCGAGGGGCGCTCGTACACCGATGAGGAGGCGGCGCGCTGGACGGAGCTGGATCCGCTGTTCCCCTACAGCCGCGATCCGCACCACTCGGCGGGACTGCCCTGCCGGACGGGCGAGTCGGTGATCTCGGTGGACGGGGACGGTACGGTGCGGCGCTGTCACTTCGTCAAGGCGGAGCTGGGCAATCTCTACGACGGCAGCTACCGGCGGGCGCTCGGCCCGCGGGCGTGTCCGCTCGCCGTGTGCGACTGCCACATCGGCTATGTGCATCTGGAGTCGCTGCCGCTGTACGACGTGTTCGCCGGCGGTGTCCTGGAGCGGATACCGGCCGGGTACGGCACGGGCACGCCGCCGGACGGGCTCGTCGTGCCGGACCCGTCCCGGCGTGCCCTTCCCCTGCTGGAGCCCTGA
- a CDS encoding MBL fold metallo-hydrolase, with product MTGADYLLPLRTKLRSMRTESFGADPAGARMERIRRSPHFVDGAFQNPVGARIRPSGSTVEFAKTYVQKEQRALRTPNGSVPVHPTTLADLAVPPVSGLRLTWMGHSSVLAEIDGRRILFDPVWGERCSPFPFAGPKRLHPAPLSLAALGPVDVVVISHDHYDHLDLPTIRALAGTDAVFAVPLGVGAHLERWGVPAARMHELDWNETATVGGTSLTATPARHFCGRGLRNGQHTLWASWVVAGAEHRIYHSGDTGYFPGFRDIGAEHGPFDATMIQIGAYSEYWPDIHMTPAEGMRAHLDLQGGRPHGVLLPIHWGTFNLAPHAWAEPGEWTKDAGEEADQPVAFPRPGEPFEPAGILPVEPWWRALSPVLARPWRLSGEQTGSGRGPAPAARGDLDLAGER from the coding sequence GTGACCGGCGCTGACTACCTGCTTCCGCTCCGCACGAAACTGCGCTCGATGCGCACCGAGTCCTTCGGGGCCGATCCGGCCGGAGCGCGGATGGAGCGCATCCGCCGCTCGCCCCATTTCGTCGACGGTGCGTTCCAGAACCCGGTGGGGGCCCGGATCAGGCCCTCCGGGTCCACCGTCGAATTCGCCAAGACCTATGTCCAGAAGGAGCAGCGGGCCCTGAGGACGCCGAACGGCTCCGTGCCCGTCCACCCCACCACGCTCGCCGATCTGGCCGTACCGCCCGTCAGCGGGCTCCGGCTGACCTGGATGGGCCATTCCAGCGTGCTGGCGGAGATCGACGGCCGACGGATCCTGTTCGACCCGGTCTGGGGCGAGCGCTGCTCCCCGTTCCCGTTCGCCGGACCCAAGCGGCTGCACCCCGCTCCGCTGTCGCTGGCCGCGCTCGGACCCGTCGACGTGGTCGTGATCTCCCACGACCACTACGACCACCTCGACCTGCCGACGATCCGCGCCCTGGCCGGCACCGACGCGGTCTTCGCCGTGCCGCTCGGCGTCGGAGCCCATCTGGAGCGCTGGGGTGTGCCCGCCGCCCGGATGCACGAGCTCGACTGGAACGAGACCGCGACGGTCGGCGGTACCAGCCTCACCGCCACCCCCGCACGCCACTTCTGCGGGCGCGGGCTGCGCAACGGGCAGCACACCCTCTGGGCGTCCTGGGTCGTCGCGGGTGCGGAGCACCGGATCTACCACAGCGGGGACACCGGCTATTTCCCCGGCTTCCGGGACATCGGCGCCGAGCACGGCCCCTTCGACGCCACCATGATCCAGATCGGTGCGTACTCGGAGTACTGGCCGGACATCCACATGACCCCCGCCGAAGGCATGCGGGCCCACCTGGACCTCCAGGGCGGCCGCCCGCACGGCGTGCTGCTCCCCATCCACTGGGGCACGTTCAACCTGGCGCCGCACGCCTGGGCGGAGCCGGGCGAGTGGACCAAGGACGCCGGTGAGGAGGCGGACCAGCCCGTGGCGTTCCCCCGCCCGGGCGAGCCGTTCGAGCCGGCCGGGATCCTGCCCGTGGAGCCCTGGTGGCGGGCCCTGTCGCCCGTGCTCGCCCGCCCGTGGCGCCTTTCCGGGGAACAGACCGGTTCCGGCCGCGGCCCCGCACCGGCGGCGCGGGGCGATCTCGACCTCGCCGGGGAGCGCTGA
- a CDS encoding STM4015 family protein translates to MTYIGIQHFDRFHGLPVHTPAPSAGPLPAPDTVAWRLECSYDDEDTDFTTLWGQFVDTVDTTRVRALVIGPWWRGDYTPFDEVRDLLVNDAPRFPALRGLFLADVVSEECEVSWLRMCDITPVLEALPSLEEFAVRGCGQAGLAMFPLRHTALKSLRFESGGLPGALVRAVAASELPALERLDLWFGSSWYGGDATVDDIRPLLSGGVFPRLRHLGLQNSEIQDEIALALGSAPVVAQLETLALSMGTLSDTGGEALLNGQPLNHLSTLDLRHHYLTEPVLDRIRAACAPAVVEGGEAEEDYADPDDEDDEPERYVAVSE, encoded by the coding sequence ATGACATACATCGGCATTCAGCACTTCGACCGCTTCCACGGGTTGCCGGTCCACACCCCGGCGCCGTCGGCCGGCCCCCTGCCCGCCCCCGACACCGTGGCCTGGCGGCTGGAGTGCTCGTACGACGACGAGGACACCGACTTCACCACCCTGTGGGGCCAGTTCGTCGACACGGTGGACACGACGCGGGTCCGGGCGCTCGTCATCGGCCCCTGGTGGCGTGGGGACTACACGCCGTTCGACGAGGTGAGAGACCTACTCGTCAACGACGCGCCGCGCTTCCCGGCGCTGCGCGGGCTCTTCCTCGCCGATGTGGTGAGTGAGGAGTGCGAGGTGTCCTGGCTGCGCATGTGCGACATCACCCCCGTGCTCGAAGCGCTGCCCTCGCTGGAGGAGTTCGCCGTGCGCGGCTGCGGCCAGGCGGGGCTCGCCATGTTCCCCCTGCGTCATACGGCGCTGAAGTCGCTGCGCTTCGAGTCCGGCGGGCTGCCCGGCGCGCTGGTGCGGGCCGTCGCCGCGAGCGAACTGCCCGCGCTGGAGCGCCTGGACCTGTGGTTCGGCAGTTCGTGGTACGGCGGCGACGCCACGGTCGACGACATCCGGCCGCTCCTGTCGGGCGGCGTGTTCCCCCGGCTGCGCCACCTCGGACTGCAGAACAGCGAGATCCAGGACGAGATCGCCCTTGCCCTGGGGTCCGCTCCCGTCGTCGCCCAGCTGGAGACTCTGGCGCTGTCCATGGGCACCCTGAGCGACACGGGCGGCGAGGCCCTGCTCAACGGCCAGCCCCTGAACCACCTGTCCACACTCGACCTGCGCCATCACTACCTCACGGAGCCGGTGCTGGACCGCATCAGAGCCGCCTGCGCCCCGGCCGTGGTCGAGGGCGGCGAGGCCGAGGAGGACTACGCCGACCCGGACGACGAGGACGACGAACCGGAACGCTATGTCGCGGTCAGCGAGTAG
- a CDS encoding PPOX class F420-dependent oxidoreductase: protein MTRIEPAQEALLRLLGEQDGGVLVTLKQDGRPQLSNVNHAFYPEEQVVRVSVTEGRAKTRNLRRDPRASYHVTSDDRWAWTVADGTAELTPPAEAPDDATVEALITLYRDVRGEHPDWDDYRRVMVEDRRVLLTLHIDHVYGQPRG, encoded by the coding sequence ATGACGCGAATCGAACCGGCTCAGGAAGCGCTGCTCCGTCTCCTCGGCGAGCAGGACGGCGGTGTTCTGGTCACCCTGAAGCAGGACGGACGCCCCCAGCTGTCCAACGTCAATCACGCCTTCTACCCCGAGGAACAGGTGGTCCGCGTCTCGGTCACCGAGGGCCGGGCCAAGACCCGTAACCTGCGGCGCGACCCCCGGGCGAGCTACCACGTCACGAGCGACGACCGCTGGGCGTGGACCGTCGCCGACGGAACCGCCGAGCTGACCCCGCCCGCCGAGGCGCCCGACGACGCCACTGTGGAGGCCCTGATCACGCTCTACCGGGATGTCAGGGGCGAGCACCCCGACTGGGACGACTACCGGCGGGTCATGGTCGAGGACCGCCGGGTGCTGCTCACCCTGCACATCGACCACGTCTACGGGCAGCCGCGTGGCTGA
- a CDS encoding STM4012 family radical SAM protein — translation MTITTSTPAPPALRPYESYVYAYPHKTAYRPLADRPALRSLWAAEPKDALSLYLHIPFCEVRCGFCNLFTRIGAPDELTTRYLDALDRQALAVREALGDQEPVRFAAAAFGGGTPTFLTAGELERLCDIAEKRMGAELSAVPLSVETSPSTATADRLAVLADRGTTRISIGVQSFVDEEARAAVRPQRRADVEAALGRIRDARIPVLNVDLIYGIEGQTERSWLASLDAALAWRPEELYLYPLYVRPLTGLHRLGPTVTGPTARALEDAAWDEQRLRLYAVGRDHLVAHGYEQVSMRMFRRTDAPREQEGPEDYACQTDGMIGLGCGARSYTSALHYSFDYAVDMREIRSIIDDFTATEDFSRAEVGRYVDADEARRRHLLQSLLQAAGLPVAEYRARFGTDPAADFPAELAGFARRGWLDTSAPDGLLRLSPSGLAHSDALGPALFSPGVRAAMAAYERK, via the coding sequence ATGACGATCACCACCAGCACTCCGGCGCCGCCCGCCCTCCGGCCGTACGAGAGTTACGTCTACGCCTATCCGCACAAGACGGCCTACCGGCCGCTGGCGGACCGCCCGGCCCTGCGGTCGCTCTGGGCGGCGGAGCCGAAGGACGCGCTCTCCCTCTATCTCCACATACCGTTCTGCGAGGTCCGGTGCGGCTTCTGCAATCTCTTCACCCGGATCGGCGCGCCCGATGAGCTGACGACGCGCTATCTGGACGCGCTGGACCGGCAGGCCCTGGCGGTGCGGGAGGCGCTGGGCGACCAGGAGCCGGTGCGGTTCGCGGCGGCGGCGTTCGGCGGCGGGACTCCGACGTTTCTGACGGCGGGCGAGCTGGAGCGGCTCTGCGACATAGCCGAGAAGCGGATGGGTGCCGAGCTGAGCGCGGTCCCGTTGTCCGTGGAGACCTCACCGTCCACCGCCACCGCCGACCGGCTGGCGGTGCTGGCCGACCGGGGCACGACCAGGATCAGCATCGGCGTGCAGAGCTTCGTGGACGAGGAGGCCAGGGCTGCCGTCCGTCCGCAGCGCCGCGCCGACGTGGAAGCGGCGCTCGGCCGGATCCGTGATGCCCGGATCCCCGTGCTGAACGTCGACCTGATCTACGGCATCGAGGGGCAGACCGAGCGCAGCTGGCTCGCCTCGCTGGACGCGGCACTGGCCTGGCGGCCGGAGGAGCTGTATCTCTATCCGCTGTACGTGCGCCCGCTCACCGGCCTGCACCGCCTCGGGCCGACCGTGACCGGCCCCACGGCGCGGGCACTGGAGGACGCCGCCTGGGACGAGCAGCGGCTGCGGCTTTACGCGGTGGGGCGGGACCATCTGGTGGCGCACGGCTACGAGCAGGTGTCGATGCGGATGTTCCGGCGGACCGACGCCCCGCGTGAGCAGGAGGGCCCGGAGGATTACGCCTGCCAGACCGACGGCATGATCGGCCTGGGCTGCGGTGCCCGTTCGTACACCTCCGCCCTCCACTACTCCTTCGACTACGCGGTGGACATGCGGGAGATCCGGTCGATCATCGACGACTTCACCGCCACCGAGGACTTCTCCCGCGCCGAGGTCGGCCGGTACGTCGACGCGGACGAGGCACGCCGGCGGCATCTGCTGCAGTCGCTGCTCCAGGCGGCGGGGCTGCCGGTGGCGGAGTACCGGGCCCGCTTCGGCACCGATCCGGCCGCGGACTTCCCGGCCGAGCTGGCGGGGTTCGCGCGGCGGGGCTGGCTGGACACGTCGGCGCCGGACGGTCTCCTCAGGCTGTCCCCGTCCGGCCTCGCCCACTCCGACGCGCTGGGTCCCGCGCTGTTCTCCCCCGGGGTGCGGGCGGCGATGGCCGCGTACGAGCGGAAGTGA
- a CDS encoding DUF6745 domain-containing protein, with protein sequence MQNVNSWRSVAAATGRADRAAAEAGVRRAYRTAGLAGPDRIIWAASPRAAVGTVEKLTDAGRSVREEVRTRPWADERRRMYDELGPAGWSALWSATGAQLWETTAALAERIRTGIVADLAPRPQDEEAVRLVLLDAVLGQHDAAWLAAFDGQGDRLAGLAEVARNAGWWWPYENAVVITERPDVLHRDEAGRLDHGEGPALAYGDGFALHAWRGMPVPAAFLDELPSLTPERIRAEENAELRRVMLEYYGYDRYLTESGAEPVHRDETGILWRIALDGDEDVVMVEVVNSTPEPDGTYRTYWLRVPPTTWTAKDGVAWTFGLEGAAYAPVRQT encoded by the coding sequence ATGCAGAACGTGAATTCCTGGCGGAGCGTGGCGGCGGCGACCGGCCGGGCGGACCGGGCGGCGGCCGAGGCCGGGGTCCGGCGCGCCTACCGCACCGCCGGACTGGCCGGGCCGGACCGGATCATCTGGGCCGCATCGCCCCGGGCCGCCGTCGGGACGGTGGAGAAGCTGACCGACGCCGGACGGTCGGTGCGCGAGGAGGTCCGCACCCGCCCCTGGGCGGACGAGCGCCGCCGGATGTACGACGAGCTGGGCCCGGCCGGCTGGTCGGCGCTCTGGTCCGCCACCGGAGCCCAGCTGTGGGAGACCACGGCCGCGCTCGCCGAACGGATACGGACCGGAATCGTCGCCGACCTGGCGCCCCGGCCCCAGGACGAGGAGGCCGTGCGGCTGGTGCTCCTGGACGCGGTGCTCGGCCAGCACGACGCCGCTTGGCTCGCAGCCTTCGACGGGCAGGGCGACCGGCTCGCGGGCCTCGCCGAGGTGGCCCGCAACGCCGGCTGGTGGTGGCCCTACGAGAACGCCGTGGTCATCACCGAGCGGCCCGACGTCCTCCACCGCGACGAGGCGGGCCGGCTCGACCACGGGGAGGGGCCGGCACTCGCGTACGGGGACGGGTTCGCCCTGCACGCCTGGCGCGGCATGCCCGTGCCCGCCGCGTTCCTGGACGAGCTGCCCTCCCTCACCCCGGAGCGGATCCGCGCCGAGGAGAACGCGGAGCTGCGCCGCGTGATGCTGGAGTACTACGGCTACGACCGGTATCTCACCGAGTCGGGCGCCGAGCCCGTCCACCGCGACGAGACGGGCATCCTCTGGCGCATCGCCCTCGACGGCGACGAGGACGTGGTGATGGTCGAGGTGGTCAACTCCACTCCCGAGCCGGACGGCACGTACCGCACCTACTGGCTGCGCGTGCCGCCCACCACCTGGACCGCCAAGGACGGGGTGGCCTGGACGTTCGGGCTGGAGGGGGCGGCCTACGCACCGGTGCGCCAGACCTGA
- a CDS encoding STM4013/SEN3800 family hydrolase: MGDVVGSHDLLLVTLDTLRHDVAVELAAAGRIPNLARHLPGGGWEERHAPGSFTYASHQAMFAGFLPTPASPGPHPRLFAARFAGSETTADGTFVFDTPDLVSGLAAEGYRTLCIGGVGFFNRQGPLGSVLPGMFQESHWEPGFGVASPTSFEEQVARAEEVVAALPREQRLFLFVNVSALHQPNWFHLPGATRAAGDSRATHAAALEYVDRHIGRLFAAASSRRRCFAIVCSDHGTAYGDDGYTGHRLGHPAVWTVPYAHFFLEPPAAPGPEAAR; encoded by the coding sequence ATGGGCGACGTCGTGGGCAGCCACGACCTGTTGCTGGTCACCCTGGACACCCTGCGCCACGATGTCGCCGTAGAGCTGGCGGCCGCCGGACGCATCCCCAACCTCGCCCGGCATCTGCCCGGCGGCGGCTGGGAGGAGCGGCACGCCCCGGGCAGCTTCACCTACGCCTCGCACCAGGCGATGTTCGCCGGGTTCCTGCCGACGCCCGCCTCCCCCGGGCCGCATCCCCGGCTCTTCGCGGCGCGGTTCGCGGGCAGTGAGACGACGGCGGACGGCACGTTCGTGTTCGACACGCCCGATCTGGTGTCGGGGCTGGCCGCCGAGGGATATCGCACGTTGTGTATCGGCGGGGTCGGCTTCTTCAACCGTCAGGGGCCACTCGGTTCGGTGCTGCCCGGCATGTTCCAGGAGAGCCACTGGGAGCCCGGCTTCGGCGTCGCCTCACCGACCTCGTTCGAGGAGCAGGTGGCGCGGGCGGAGGAGGTCGTCGCGGCGCTCCCCCGGGAACAGCGGCTGTTCCTCTTCGTCAACGTGTCCGCCCTGCACCAGCCGAATTGGTTCCATCTGCCCGGCGCGACCCGCGCGGCGGGCGACTCCCGGGCCACGCACGCGGCGGCCCTGGAGTATGTGGACCGGCACATCGGCCGGCTCTTCGCCGCCGCGAGCAGCCGCCGCCGGTGCTTCGCGATCGTCTGCTCCGACCACGGCACCGCCTACGGCGACGACGGCTACACCGGTCACCGGCTCGGCCACCCGGCCGTCTGGACCGTCCCCTACGCCCACTTCTTCCTCGAACCACCCGCAGCGCCGGGGCCGGAGGCCGCCCGATGA